In a genomic window of Mycoplasma iguanae:
- the map gene encoding type I methionyl aminopeptidase produces the protein MISIKNAMEIAKITKSCEILAQVKEVIYDLIKPGISLKELDTIAFKEIKKRGGEPAFLGYYGFPATICASLNEELIHGIPDNRTLQEGDIISIDMGVIYEGYYSDSAFTKGVGKISQTDQKLIDVAKNAFYAGLNAIKPGARIGDIEHAIGQYIKNQGLYTTYDFAGHGIGRKLHEDPTIFNDGIKGKGALLRDGMVICIEPMILQDSSKTFIKKDGWTVVASSRKNASHYEHTILIKDGYPIVLTGGI, from the coding sequence ATGATTTCTATTAAAAATGCAATGGAAATTGCAAAAATCACTAAATCATGCGAAATCCTGGCGCAAGTAAAAGAAGTGATTTATGATTTAATCAAACCAGGTATTTCTTTAAAAGAATTGGATACAATCGCTTTTAAAGAAATAAAAAAAAGAGGCGGAGAACCAGCTTTCTTAGGATACTACGGTTTTCCGGCAACAATTTGTGCCTCTTTAAATGAAGAATTGATCCATGGAATACCTGATAATCGCACTTTACAAGAAGGTGATATTATATCTATTGATATGGGTGTGATTTATGAAGGTTATTACTCCGATTCTGCCTTTACTAAAGGTGTAGGTAAAATTTCACAAACAGATCAAAAATTAATTGATGTAGCTAAAAATGCTTTTTATGCTGGATTAAATGCTATTAAGCCCGGTGCTAGAATCGGTGATATTGAGCATGCAATCGGGCAGTACATTAAAAATCAAGGTCTATATACTACCTACGATTTTGCTGGCCACGGTATTGGTCGCAAATTACATGAAGATCCAACAATCTTCAATGATGGAATAAAAGGCAAAGGAGCACTTTTAAGAGATGGGATGGTAATTTGTATCGAGCCCATGATTTTACAAGATAGTAGTAAAACTTTTATTAAAAAAGACGGTTGAACTGTTGTGGCTTCATCTCGTAAAAATGCTTCACATTATGAACATACAATTTTAATCAAAGATGGGTATCCAATTGTACTCACAGGAGGTATTTAA
- a CDS encoding adenylate kinase family protein: protein MIIKNIIFLGAPGAGKGSVASYIAANYDFSHISTGDIFREQIKNKTPLGLELQQIVESGLYVPDSITNQIVADKLHDLSKKQQNFILDGYPRTIAQAQFLDETKIPIPFVVLLDVPQDVIVARLSQRRFCPTCNSTYHLVYKPSKRNELCELDDTKLIQRKDDQPEAIIQRLEVYEKQTKPLIDYYQAQGKLKIFNGDQTIEATAAQIIAEVIN from the coding sequence ATGATAATAAAAAATATAATTTTTTTAGGAGCTCCAGGAGCTGGAAAAGGTTCAGTTGCTTCTTATATTGCTGCAAATTATGATTTCAGCCATATTTCAACAGGTGATATTTTTCGCGAGCAAATTAAAAATAAAACACCATTAGGTTTAGAATTACAACAAATTGTTGAATCAGGACTATATGTTCCAGATTCAATTACCAATCAAATTGTGGCTGACAAATTACATGATTTATCTAAAAAACAACAAAATTTTATTTTAGATGGATATCCAAGAACGATTGCTCAAGCACAATTTTTAGATGAAACTAAAATACCTATCCCATTTGTGGTTTTACTTGATGTACCTCAAGATGTAATTGTAGCTCGTCTTTCTCAAAGACGTTTCTGCCCCACATGTAATTCGACTTATCATTTAGTTTATAAACCTTCTAAAAGGAATGAATTATGTGAATTAGATGATACAAAACTAATTCAACGAAAAGATGATCAGCCTGAAGCAATCATCCAACGTTTGGAAGTTTATGAAAAACAAACAAAACCTTTAATTGATTATTATCAAGCACAAGGTAAATTAAAAATATTTAATGGTGATCAAACAATTGAAGCAACAGCAGCACAAATTATTGCTGAGGTAATAAATTAA
- a CDS encoding lipoprotein 17-related variable surface protein: MKNFWKRISFWFFGLFTLITSFTLVGLATNGHFTTAKTVQVDNKNLLEATNIRNDTAAAKEITQFQSSPNINTIITESGPILYDKNKIYAVDWFGEKKWEVDVYQFLVKRGLRRNGNNTILNSNAHASRVQIYLNLDQAWNNWIYHEPTKRIYILTTVSDMNTRNKNNKRNYQYIFPINALTGELPADGDDSQIKRLDGSFSLSNSLAYAGGQYYQISTLGNGNIVIFYTRSAGVANGGTSGYIFNPFTNELRNVSILVNNVRAGAAAFPDLHGWELRILNIIPVSKTLNFVLLVRGGGTGNNYYGDNSGLGAIFVMPADENLKVINAARDRFQKNASRQALIKYWVPPNKNFETGNVANRQDYGYNSSFFVNPITRVLQFSIYNKIFFVKENPGGRNGGFTYTSVDLPVVNNDNNNNLRVYQNEGILYSGYFDLLGDYYFNMATWRNNQWIVQPKIYRLRSTDGNPSIIEFLDLRNSGIDDINKEIEHFKIFPTPNQVGKIMIKNTKTGIAAAIVTDPNNPNVGKLLGTLNGSSNFLVRPGFHISNSSNLLLPSELANSNFLPNGQNDIINKIEVTQIDDKSGTITVKASISYLPWFEDGTSSNYQFLEEENKFSNLKKIQDISGWTDRLSNNLTNLYIEFFDEAKAEAINLFKLNAVLNNILTPNKYKIINKNIDTGEVTLEYSIQYHNNTSILGPLQSFNAGQKTYKMMGKKDLKPEIHLIGGSNIIKDKHVDITRNINIDQYSNLQLFKTNGLLPSNIANNGSSFLTNFLDMDKLLGYQLTDLKFSMEPNDSTGSLTVEITIPASMNRVLNQGTTDSKIKSTYTGFSKTNEYSFNFNQFEKVETTLVNSILNVKDLKDENLKTKYTNFLPSEVNWQEIFYDLFELKGFEFDAFEIKFSADDFTGNLVLEIKLKPEYVRFNKNTPFEAAFNNLKILIGGFNKINEIQSVSNQVIFKDENDPAVAQLQTKLAYQITAQDALSLIEFTPNENISEITTKNIILFPNNKARSLTIVVDLSMDKENFNNKGPSEVRLQNSYIKTYTNFGSFQRDGLEIQLLSDQQLPAFVDRSAITADYIFSNLKTFIPILNGYKITSRDQIEINQIAFSRKLFVTYNFENQKDLSNFAIKKFSVVYNY; encoded by the coding sequence ATGAAGAATTTCTGAAAAAGAATTAGTTTTTGATTTTTTGGATTATTTACTCTAATAACAAGTTTTACATTAGTTGGTTTAGCAACTAATGGTCATTTTACTACTGCAAAAACAGTTCAAGTAGATAATAAAAATCTTTTAGAAGCTACAAATATTCGAAATGATACAGCAGCAGCAAAAGAAATAACTCAATTTCAATCTAGTCCAAATATTAATACTATCATCACAGAATCAGGACCTATCTTGTATGATAAAAATAAAATTTATGCTGTTGACTGATTTGGTGAAAAAAAATGAGAAGTTGATGTTTATCAATTTTTAGTTAAACGAGGATTAAGAAGAAATGGTAACAATACCATTTTAAATTCCAATGCACATGCTTCTAGAGTTCAAATTTATTTAAATTTAGATCAAGCATGAAATAACTGAATTTATCATGAACCTACAAAAAGAATTTATATTTTAACGACTGTTAGTGATATGAATACTAGAAATAAAAATAATAAAAGAAATTATCAATACATTTTTCCTATTAATGCTTTAACAGGAGAATTACCAGCTGATGGTGATGATAGTCAAATTAAAAGATTAGATGGATCATTTTCTCTTTCTAACTCATTAGCATATGCCGGAGGACAATATTATCAAATTTCTACTTTAGGTAATGGTAATATTGTTATCTTTTATACAAGATCAGCCGGGGTTGCCAATGGTGGTACTTCAGGTTATATTTTTAACCCTTTTACTAATGAATTAAGAAACGTTTCCATTTTAGTTAACAACGTTAGAGCTGGAGCAGCAGCTTTTCCTGACTTGCACGGATGAGAGTTAAGAATTTTAAATATTATTCCTGTAAGTAAAACACTTAACTTTGTTTTACTAGTACGTGGTGGAGGAACGGGCAACAACTATTATGGAGATAATTCTGGATTAGGGGCCATTTTTGTTATGCCCGCCGATGAAAATTTAAAGGTAATTAATGCAGCACGTGATAGATTTCAAAAAAATGCAAGTAGACAAGCTTTAATTAAATATTGAGTTCCACCAAATAAAAATTTTGAAACAGGAAATGTTGCCAATAGACAAGATTATGGATATAATTCTTCATTCTTCGTTAACCCTATTACCCGTGTTTTACAATTTTCAATTTATAACAAAATATTCTTTGTTAAAGAAAATCCTGGTGGACGTAATGGTGGATTTACTTATACATCTGTAGATTTACCGGTTGTAAATAATGATAATAACAATAATTTACGGGTATATCAAAATGAAGGTATTTTATATAGTGGATATTTTGATCTTTTAGGTGACTACTATTTCAATATGGCAACATGAAGAAATAATCAATGAATAGTTCAACCTAAAATTTATCGTTTAAGAAGTACTGATGGTAATCCTTCAATTATTGAATTTTTAGATTTACGTAATTCTGGAATTGATGATATTAATAAAGAAATTGAACATTTCAAGATTTTCCCTACACCTAATCAAGTAGGAAAAATTATGATTAAAAATACCAAAACCGGAATTGCTGCCGCTATTGTTACTGATCCTAATAATCCAAATGTTGGAAAATTACTAGGAACATTAAACGGATCAAGTAATTTCTTAGTAAGACCTGGATTTCATATTTCTAATAGTTCTAACTTGTTATTACCTTCAGAATTAGCAAATTCTAACTTTCTTCCAAATGGACAAAATGACATTATTAATAAAATTGAAGTAACTCAAATTGATGATAAAAGCGGAACAATTACAGTAAAAGCTAGCATTTCTTACTTACCATGATTTGAAGATGGAACTTCTTCAAATTATCAATTTTTAGAAGAAGAAAATAAATTTTCTAACCTTAAAAAAATTCAAGATATTTCTGGATGGACCGATAGGTTATCCAACAACTTAACTAATTTATATATTGAATTTTTTGATGAAGCTAAAGCAGAAGCAATTAATTTATTTAAACTAAATGCTGTACTTAATAATATTCTAACGCCTAATAAATACAAAATTATTAATAAAAATATTGATACTGGTGAAGTAACATTAGAATATTCAATTCAATATCATAATAATACTTCTATTTTAGGGCCATTACAAAGTTTTAATGCTGGCCAAAAAACTTACAAAATGATGGGTAAAAAAGACCTAAAACCAGAAATCCACTTAATAGGTGGATCAAATATCATTAAAGATAAACATGTTGATATTACTAGAAATATAAACATTGATCAATATAGTAATTTACAATTATTTAAAACCAATGGCCTATTACCTTCAAACATTGCAAACAATGGATCTAGTTTTTTAACTAACTTTTTAGATATGGATAAATTATTAGGTTACCAACTAACAGATTTAAAATTCTCAATGGAACCTAATGATTCTACCGGAAGTTTGACTGTAGAAATTACAATCCCAGCAAGTATGAATAGAGTGCTAAATCAGGGAACTACAGATAGTAAAATTAAATCTACTTATACAGGATTTAGCAAAACTAATGAATATAGTTTCAACTTTAATCAGTTTGAAAAAGTTGAAACTACCTTAGTAAACAGCATTTTAAATGTAAAAGATTTAAAAGATGAAAATTTAAAAACAAAATATACAAATTTCTTACCATCAGAAGTAAATTGACAAGAAATCTTTTATGATTTATTCGAATTAAAAGGTTTTGAATTTGATGCGTTTGAAATCAAATTTAGTGCAGATGATTTTACCGGAAACTTAGTTTTAGAAATTAAACTAAAACCTGAATATGTACGATTTAATAAAAATACACCATTTGAAGCAGCCTTTAATAATTTAAAAATTCTTATAGGTGGATTTAACAAAATTAATGAAATCCAATCTGTTAGCAATCAAGTGATCTTTAAAGATGAAAATGATCCAGCTGTTGCCCAATTACAAACAAAATTAGCTTATCAAATTACTGCACAAGATGCCTTAAGTTTAATTGAATTTACACCAAATGAAAATATTAGTGAAATTACTACTAAAAATATTATTCTTTTTCCTAATAATAAAGCAAGATCATTAACAATTGTTGTTGATCTAAGTATGGATAAGGAAAATTTTAATAATAAAGGACCTTCAGAAGTAAGATTACAAAATTCATACATTAAAACTTATACAAATTTTGGTAGTTTCCAACGAGACGGTTTAGAAATCCAATTATTGAGTGATCAACAGCTACCAGCTTTTGTTGATCGTAGTGCTATTACAGCAGATTACATTTTTAGTAATTTAAAAACTTTTATACCTATTTTAAATGGTTATAAAATTACAAGTAGAGATCAAATTGAAATCAATCAAATTGCTTTTAGTCGTAAATTATTTGTAACTTACAACTTTGAAAATCAAAAAGATTTATCAAACTTTGCAATTAAAAAATTCTCAGTAGTTTATAACTACTAA
- a CDS encoding DNA-directed RNA polymerase subunit alpha codes for MKKMARITYKENKAKKNSEFSTTLEVQPLEKGFANTLGNALRRTLLSSVTSVAPFAVKISNVQHEFSTIPNVVEDVVTLISNIKEVKYLYDENVFPDEAILKCWFKSNETGQITARDMTCDAGIKMINQDQEIATVQAKNALEFEVFLISGKGYIDFEDNKSFINEVQTKLDSKIKQGAFIAVDSDFSPIKNVNYRSSELNSSAAIVQEKLELNIETDGTMTAPEALAQAAKILMAHLGKIANIENLDENEVFEQEKQKEGVPKVYSADITTLDLSIRSLNALRRAKYRKISDLQQLTIEELENIKNLGKKSVQEIVDKLEEQGIKLNKGDE; via the coding sequence ATGAAAAAAATGGCAAGAATTACTTATAAAGAAAATAAAGCGAAAAAAAATTCTGAATTTAGCACAACCTTAGAAGTTCAACCATTAGAAAAAGGTTTTGCTAATACTTTAGGTAATGCGCTAAGAAGAACCTTGCTTTCTTCAGTAACTTCTGTTGCACCATTTGCTGTTAAAATCAGTAATGTACAACATGAATTTTCAACTATTCCTAATGTAGTTGAGGATGTAGTTACCTTAATTTCAAATATTAAAGAAGTAAAATATCTATATGATGAAAATGTTTTTCCAGATGAAGCAATTTTAAAATGTTGATTTAAATCAAATGAAACAGGTCAAATTACAGCTAGAGATATGACTTGTGATGCTGGAATTAAAATGATCAATCAAGATCAAGAAATTGCTACAGTGCAAGCTAAAAATGCTTTAGAATTTGAAGTATTTTTAATTTCTGGTAAAGGTTATATTGACTTTGAAGACAACAAATCTTTTATTAATGAAGTTCAAACAAAATTAGATTCTAAAATTAAACAAGGTGCATTTATTGCTGTTGATTCTGATTTCTCACCTATTAAAAATGTAAATTATCGTTCTTCAGAATTAAATTCTTCTGCGGCAATTGTTCAAGAAAAATTAGAATTAAATATTGAAACAGACGGTACAATGACAGCGCCGGAAGCACTTGCACAAGCTGCAAAAATTTTAATGGCACATTTAGGAAAAATCGCCAATATTGAAAACTTAGATGAAAATGAAGTATTTGAGCAAGAAAAACAAAAAGAAGGTGTTCCAAAAGTTTATTCTGCTGATATTACAACACTTGATTTATCAATTCGTTCATTAAATGCTTTAAGAAGAGCTAAATATAGAAAAATTTCTGATTTACAACAATTAACTATTGAAGAATTGGAAAATATTAAAAACTTAGGTAAAAAATCAGTTCAAGAAATTGTTGATAAATTAGAAGAACAAGGTATTAAATTAAATAAAGGAGATGAGTAA
- a CDS encoding type III pantothenate kinase, with product MTTIYIDIGNSFLKIKNKDKNIFLKENNSLFLELDEKQKEHFFENLKVDEKESIKVFVSSVNEKMKNSVINFLEQKFQAEIFYLSFEKQNLIKIENYQADSEKKHEIGSDIIANAIAANSFYPQKKTLIVSLGTAIVYFVLYKQKIEGVAIDVGFNKSITTFFNSLWNDEKINALWLNYEADLLGLDTKNAISAGIINSKVMAIKGYIKLLKEQYQIEQVVFTGGDFSFLSKKITEMLHYSFDFEPEMVISGLEIWSKTFN from the coding sequence ATGACTACTATATATATTGATATTGGAAATTCGTTTTTAAAAATTAAAAATAAAGATAAAAATATTTTTCTCAAAGAAAATAACTCGCTTTTTTTAGAACTAGATGAAAAACAAAAAGAACATTTTTTTGAAAATTTAAAAGTAGATGAAAAAGAATCTATAAAGGTTTTCGTTTCTTCTGTTAATGAAAAAATGAAAAATAGTGTTATAAATTTTTTAGAACAAAAATTTCAAGCTGAGATTTTTTATTTATCTTTTGAAAAACAAAATTTAATAAAAATTGAAAATTATCAAGCAGATTCAGAAAAAAAACATGAAATAGGGTCTGATATAATTGCAAATGCTATTGCGGCTAATAGTTTTTATCCTCAGAAAAAAACTTTAATAGTATCTTTGGGAACTGCCATTGTTTATTTTGTGTTATACAAACAAAAAATTGAAGGTGTTGCAATTGATGTAGGATTTAATAAATCAATTACCACTTTTTTTAACAGTCTTTGAAATGATGAAAAAATTAATGCCCTTTGATTAAATTATGAAGCAGATCTTTTAGGACTTGATACTAAAAATGCTATTAGTGCTGGAATTATTAATTCTAAAGTGATGGCTATTAAAGGTTATATAAAACTTTTAAAAGAACAATATCAAATAGAACAAGTAGTTTTTACTGGTGGAGATTTTTCTTTCTTGAGTAAAAAGATAACAGAAATGTTACATTATAGTTTTGATTTTGAACCAGAAATGGTAATTAGTGGCTTAGAAATTTGATCCAAAACTTTTAATTAA
- the rplQ gene encoding 50S ribosomal protein L17: MANPTQLFRRNTTWKKHVIRSLATDVIVFGRITTTEVRAKEIRRHVDKLITKAKKDTLASRRAAVAFLRPITTKEGVPALKHLFETIGPKYKDRKGGYTRIIKLAPRQGDNSKMAILELV; this comes from the coding sequence ATGGCAAATCCAACGCAATTATTCCGTCGTAATACTACTTGAAAAAAGCATGTAATCCGTTCACTAGCAACTGATGTTATTGTTTTTGGCAGAATTACTACAACTGAAGTACGTGCTAAAGAAATTAGACGTCATGTAGATAAACTAATTACAAAAGCAAAAAAAGATACATTAGCTTCAAGAAGAGCAGCTGTTGCTTTCTTAAGACCGATAACAACAAAAGAAGGTGTTCCAGCTTTAAAACATTTATTTGAAACAATTGGTCCTAAATATAAAGATCGCAAAGGTGGATACACAAGAATTATTAAACTAGCACCACGTCAAGGTGACAATAGTAAAATGGCTATTTTAGAATTAGTTTAA
- the rpsM gene encoding 30S ribosomal protein S13, which produces MARILNVEVPSNKRVVISLTYIYGIGRSLSQEILAKANIDENTRVKDLTEEQLTKIRDIAKNYITEGDLRREVSLNIKRLMEIKTYRGIRHRKGLPVRGQVTQKNARTRKGPRKTVAGKKGK; this is translated from the coding sequence ATGGCTAGAATTTTAAACGTTGAAGTTCCTTCAAATAAACGTGTTGTTATTTCTTTAACATATATCTACGGAATTGGTAGATCACTATCACAAGAAATCTTAGCAAAAGCAAATATTGATGAAAATACTCGTGTAAAAGATTTAACAGAAGAGCAATTAACTAAGATTAGAGATATTGCTAAAAATTACATAACAGAAGGTGATTTACGTCGTGAAGTTTCACTAAATATTAAACGTTTAATGGAAATTAAGACATATCGTGGAATCAGACACAGAAAAGGATTACCTGTTCGTGGTCAAGTAACACAGAAAAATGCCCGTACAAGAAAAGGTCCAAGAAAAACAGTGGCTGGAAAGAAAGGTAAATAA
- the infA gene encoding translation initiation factor IF-1: protein MAKDAIKAVGKVTKAHTADQYEVELENGIKILAHVSGKMKVHHIKIIPGDTVDLEMSAYDLTKGRIVYRHK from the coding sequence GTGGCAAAAGATGCAATTAAAGCAGTTGGCAAAGTTACCAAAGCTCATACAGCCGATCAATATGAAGTTGAGCTTGAAAATGGCATTAAAATCTTAGCTCATGTTTCTGGAAAAATGAAAGTGCACCATATCAAAATTATTCCCGGTGACACTGTCGACTTAGAAATGTCAGCCTATGATTTAACTAAAGGTCGAATCGTTTATCGACACAAATAG
- the rpmJ gene encoding 50S ribosomal protein L36 translates to MKVRASVKKMCKNCKIIKRHDIIRVICVLPKHKQRQG, encoded by the coding sequence ATGAAAGTTAGAGCATCAGTTAAAAAAATGTGTAAAAACTGCAAAATTATTAAACGTCACGACATTATTAGAGTAATTTGTGTTTTACCAAAGCACAAACAAAGACAAGGTTAG
- the rpsK gene encoding 30S ribosomal protein S11: protein MARKAKRKNITSGVAHIHSTHQNTIISFADEQGNVFAWSSAGAIGYKGTKKKTPYAAGLAAAAASEAAKEHGLKEVRVELKGLGPGKDAAKKQIEVSGITVKEVKDVTPIPHNGTRPPKKVLKRATKR, encoded by the coding sequence ATGGCTAGAAAAGCAAAAAGAAAAAATATTACTAGCGGTGTTGCCCACATTCATTCAACTCATCAAAACACCATTATTTCTTTTGCAGATGAACAAGGGAATGTCTTTGCATGATCATCTGCAGGAGCAATTGGTTACAAAGGAACAAAGAAAAAAACACCTTATGCAGCTGGTTTAGCAGCTGCTGCAGCTTCAGAAGCAGCTAAAGAACACGGATTAAAAGAAGTACGTGTAGAATTAAAAGGTTTAGGGCCTGGTAAAGATGCTGCCAAAAAACAAATTGAAGTTTCCGGAATTACTGTTAAAGAAGTAAAAGATGTAACTCCAATTCCCCATAACGGAACACGTCCACCAAAGAAAGTATTAAAAAGAGCGACAAAAAGATAA